A single Notoacmeibacter ruber DNA region contains:
- a CDS encoding Do family serine endopeptidase yields the protein MLLRRLPLGRVAAVTLFGAMIAFAPAVLAQEAPPQPMPDQLTPGPQDDPTAPVQPSPQVDLPAKPPQLDLVPVPETEDNANLSADGDRRLASGPESVADLAEKLLPAVVNISLNQPPPESSGGEIAPPDLPDDSPFKEYFEDFFNNQERDAPEGPTSSLGSGFVIDADNRYVVTNNHVIEGGGEITAVFPDGTRIGATLRGTDEKTDLAVLQLDESDHRLTDVKFGPSQEMRIGDWVMAIGNPFGLGATLTVGIVSAVNRDIEAGPYDDFIQTDAAINRGNSGGPLFNMYGEVIGINTAIISPSGGSIGIGFSVPSDLARGVVNQLIEYGETRRGWLGVRIEPVTPDIAESLDLEKTEGALVAAIITPGPVDGGEILAGDIILKFDGRPVTQSRDLPRIVADTEVGKTVDVAIIREGEERTVEVTLGRLEDSERASASDDEAEGGTGETADDAEEAGPAALAGIELGEIDALARSQYAIGEDVSGVLVSSVVRGSDAEERGIEAGTVIVAISQELVSTVEEAMQRLETLRENGRQNAFLLLARPDGETFIETLPIE from the coding sequence ATGTTGCTTCGTCGCTTGCCACTCGGTCGTGTTGCCGCTGTTACACTTTTCGGAGCGATGATTGCGTTCGCTCCAGCGGTACTGGCGCAGGAGGCCCCGCCTCAGCCAATGCCCGACCAACTGACACCTGGCCCGCAGGACGACCCTACGGCACCGGTCCAGCCATCTCCCCAGGTCGATCTGCCGGCGAAACCGCCACAACTCGATCTCGTGCCTGTTCCCGAGACGGAAGATAACGCCAATCTGAGCGCTGATGGCGATCGCAGACTCGCCAGCGGACCAGAATCGGTCGCTGATCTTGCCGAGAAACTTTTGCCGGCCGTGGTCAATATCTCGCTGAACCAACCACCGCCGGAAAGCAGTGGTGGAGAGATTGCGCCACCCGACCTGCCGGACGATTCGCCCTTCAAGGAGTATTTCGAAGACTTCTTCAACAATCAGGAGCGGGATGCGCCCGAAGGGCCTACCAGTTCACTTGGCTCGGGCTTCGTCATCGATGCGGACAATCGCTATGTGGTCACGAACAATCATGTGATCGAAGGTGGCGGCGAGATCACGGCCGTTTTTCCCGATGGCACCCGGATTGGTGCGACGCTGCGCGGTACCGATGAGAAAACCGATCTCGCCGTGCTTCAACTCGACGAAAGCGACCATAGGCTGACGGACGTCAAATTCGGTCCCTCACAGGAGATGCGTATCGGCGACTGGGTTATGGCGATCGGCAATCCGTTCGGCCTTGGCGCGACGCTGACCGTTGGAATCGTTTCTGCGGTCAACCGCGATATCGAAGCGGGGCCCTATGATGATTTCATTCAGACCGACGCCGCCATCAACCGTGGCAATTCGGGTGGCCCGTTGTTCAACATGTATGGCGAGGTCATCGGCATCAATACGGCCATCATCTCGCCTTCGGGCGGATCGATCGGGATCGGTTTTTCCGTTCCGTCGGATCTGGCTCGCGGCGTCGTCAATCAGCTGATCGAATATGGCGAGACACGGCGCGGATGGTTGGGCGTCCGGATCGAGCCCGTCACGCCTGATATCGCGGAAAGCCTCGATCTTGAAAAGACAGAAGGCGCGCTCGTTGCGGCCATCATCACGCCGGGGCCGGTCGATGGGGGCGAGATACTCGCAGGCGACATCATCCTGAAATTCGACGGCCGCCCTGTGACCCAGTCCCGCGATCTGCCGCGTATCGTCGCCGATACAGAGGTCGGCAAGACGGTCGATGTCGCCATTATCCGCGAGGGAGAAGAGAGGACGGTCGAGGTAACACTCGGCCGGCTTGAAGATTCCGAGAGGGCTTCCGCCTCGGATGATGAGGCTGAGGGCGGAACCGGTGAGACGGCGGATGATGCCGAGGAGGCAGGCCCTGCCGCCCTTGCCGGGATCGAGCTTGGCGAAATCGACGCGTTGGCCCGCTCGCAATATGCGATCGGGGAGGATGTGAGTGGCGTCCTCGTCTCCTCCGTTGTGCGTGGTTCAGATGCAGAGGAACGGGGGATCGAAGCGGGGACGGTGATCGTCGCAATTTCGCAGGAGCTGGTCTCGACGGTTGAGGAGGCGATGCAGCGTCTGGAAACCCTACGCGAGAACGGCCGACAGAACGCTTTTCTTCTGTTGGCGCGGCCGGATGGTGAGACGTTTATAGAGACGCTTCCAATCGAATAG
- the hflK gene encoding FtsH protease activity modulator HflK → MPWSNQGGGGGGPWGGGDRGGGRNNGPWGNGPQRPRGPQNNTPDLEDIIRRGQDRIRRMGGGSRGGGGGGNGGLGAGMIAGLVALGVIGFVAFQSFYTVQPDEVGVELLFGKPKQEFSEPGLHFHAWPIETVDKVTTAEKLVTIGSGGTTRDTSGLMLSGDQNIVDVVFSVAYQVVDPAKYLFAVSNPDDMLRQVAESAMREVVGRRPAEDIFRDDRAGIAEQVRSIVQATLDDYEAGLGLNAISIEDAAPPSQVADAFDEVQRAEQDEDRFVEESNRYSNQVLGQARGEAAQILEGAAAYKNRVVQEATGEAQRFSSIYEEYAKAPEVTRKRLFLETMENVLRNSNKVILEQGASGSNGVVPYLPLDQLQRPGDQRSSTTGNANTSSSSSGQTSGQSVRSRESQQ, encoded by the coding sequence ATGCCCTGGAGTAATCAAGGCGGCGGCGGTGGTGGCCCATGGGGCGGCGGCGACCGTGGCGGAGGACGCAATAACGGACCGTGGGGGAATGGTCCCCAACGCCCACGGGGTCCGCAGAACAATACGCCTGATCTCGAAGATATCATTCGCCGCGGCCAGGATCGTATCCGCCGCATGGGCGGTGGTTCTCGCGGTGGGGGCGGTGGTGGAAATGGCGGACTTGGCGCTGGCATGATTGCGGGGCTCGTTGCTCTCGGCGTCATTGGTTTCGTCGCCTTCCAGTCCTTCTATACCGTGCAGCCCGATGAAGTCGGCGTCGAACTCCTCTTCGGTAAGCCGAAGCAGGAATTTTCGGAGCCTGGACTGCACTTCCACGCATGGCCGATCGAAACGGTCGACAAGGTCACGACAGCCGAGAAGCTGGTGACGATCGGCTCGGGCGGGACGACTCGCGATACGTCCGGCCTGATGCTGTCGGGCGACCAGAACATCGTCGATGTCGTGTTTTCCGTCGCTTACCAGGTGGTTGACCCTGCCAAATACCTCTTCGCTGTATCGAACCCGGACGACATGCTGCGTCAGGTTGCCGAAAGCGCGATGCGTGAAGTTGTCGGCCGCCGGCCTGCGGAAGATATTTTCCGCGATGACCGTGCAGGCATTGCCGAGCAGGTTCGCTCGATCGTGCAGGCGACGCTGGACGACTATGAGGCCGGACTCGGTTTGAACGCGATCTCGATCGAGGATGCGGCGCCGCCTTCGCAGGTCGCCGATGCCTTTGACGAGGTGCAGCGCGCAGAGCAGGACGAAGATCGTTTCGTCGAGGAGAGCAATCGCTACTCCAACCAGGTTCTGGGTCAGGCTCGCGGTGAGGCGGCGCAGATACTGGAAGGCGCGGCAGCCTACAAGAACCGCGTCGTGCAGGAAGCAACCGGTGAGGCGCAGCGCTTCTCTTCGATTTATGAAGAATATGCCAAGGCTCCCGAGGTGACGCGCAAGCGCCTTTTCCTTGAAACGATGGAAAATGTCCTGCGAAACTCGAACAAGGTGATCCTGGAGCAGGGTGCCTCAGGCTCGAACGGCGTGGTGCCTTATCTTCCGCTCGACCAGCTTCAGCGGCCGGGCGATCAGCGTTCGTCGACCACAGGAAACGCCAATACGTCGTCGTCCTCTTCCGGCCAGACGTCGGGACAGTCCGTCCGTTCGAGGGAGAGCCAGCAATGA
- a CDS encoding dihydrofolate reductase yields MPWHLSTDLKRFKTITMGCPVIMGRKTFEAVGKPLPGRLNIVVTRDYDWEAEGVLRAGSLDAALDLANAHIESAERQAREDGEQDPELDICVIGGGQIYEQAMGLSDIIHITRVLAKIEGDTFFPDIAEEEFERVHAEDVPAGPKDTHPTRYEVWQRRDQKAYPA; encoded by the coding sequence ATGCCGTGGCATCTTTCGACGGATCTGAAGCGCTTCAAGACCATCACGATGGGCTGCCCCGTCATTATGGGCCGCAAGACGTTCGAAGCCGTGGGCAAGCCGCTACCCGGCCGGCTCAATATCGTGGTGACCCGAGACTATGACTGGGAAGCGGAGGGCGTGCTGCGTGCCGGCTCTCTGGACGCTGCGCTGGATCTGGCCAACGCGCATATCGAGAGCGCTGAGCGGCAGGCGCGTGAGGATGGCGAGCAGGATCCCGAGCTCGACATCTGTGTGATCGGCGGTGGGCAGATCTATGAACAGGCCATGGGGCTGAGCGATATCATCCACATCACAAGGGTTCTGGCCAAAATCGAGGGCGATACGTTCTTTCCAGACATAGCGGAGGAAGAGTTCGAGCGTGTGCATGCCGAAGACGTTCCCGCGGGCCCAAAGGACACTCACCCCACACGTTATGAAGTCTGGCAGCGGCGCGATCAGAAGGCTTATCCCGCCTAA
- a CDS encoding thymidylate synthase → MRQYLDLLDDVLANGVDRGDRTGTGTRGVFGRQMRFDLSQSFPLLTTKKLHLRSIIHELLWFLRGETNIGYLKQNGVTIWDEWADENGDLGPVYGAQWRSWPDGDGETIDQIARVIEQIRTNPNSRRLIVSAWNPAQVDEMALPPCHCLFQFYVAHGKLSCQLYQRSADIFLGVPFNIASYALLTAMVAQVAGLERGEFVHTLGDAHLYHNHFDQAREQLKREPGPPPSLWLNPAVTEVEDFTFDDIRIDDYVAQPTIRAPIAV, encoded by the coding sequence ATGCGGCAATATCTCGATCTTCTGGATGACGTTCTGGCCAACGGCGTCGATCGCGGCGACCGGACAGGAACGGGGACGCGCGGTGTCTTTGGCCGTCAGATGCGATTCGACCTCTCGCAGAGCTTTCCGCTCCTGACGACCAAGAAACTGCATCTGCGCTCGATCATCCATGAATTGCTCTGGTTCCTCAGGGGCGAGACCAATATCGGCTATCTGAAACAGAATGGCGTAACGATCTGGGATGAGTGGGCCGATGAGAACGGCGACCTCGGTCCTGTTTATGGGGCCCAATGGCGATCCTGGCCCGATGGCGATGGCGAAACGATCGACCAGATCGCGCGTGTGATCGAGCAGATCCGGACCAATCCCAATTCACGGCGACTCATTGTCTCGGCATGGAATCCCGCCCAGGTCGACGAGATGGCGCTGCCCCCGTGCCACTGTCTGTTCCAGTTCTACGTTGCCCATGGGAAGCTGTCCTGCCAGCTCTATCAGCGCAGCGCCGATATCTTCCTGGGTGTGCCGTTCAATATCGCCTCCTACGCTTTGCTGACTGCAATGGTGGCGCAGGTTGCCGGGTTGGAGCGGGGTGAATTCGTTCACACGCTTGGCGATGCGCACCTGTACCACAATCATTTCGATCAGGCGCGAGAGCAGCTCAAGCGAGAGCCGGGGCCGCCGCCATCCTTATGGCTCAATCCGGCCGTGACCGAGGTGGAGGATTTCACTTTCGACGATATCAGGATCGACGATTACGTCGCTCAACCCACCATCCGTGCGCCGATCGCCGTTTGA
- a CDS encoding DUF2853 family protein codes for MAKYAEHLKKYDKDADMAVLEAIEKRYASVLARRETRTVACSQKSERETVAKNWAQEKLGVSYEEGLKAVEAMCAMMKGNRAKNRAVFYYLVAKKLDKLDAIRDM; via the coding sequence ATGGCCAAATATGCCGAGCATCTCAAAAAGTACGACAAGGATGCCGATATGGCTGTCCTCGAGGCCATCGAAAAACGCTATGCCTCGGTACTGGCCCGGCGCGAGACCCGGACCGTTGCGTGCAGCCAGAAATCCGAGCGCGAAACCGTCGCCAAAAACTGGGCACAGGAAAAGCTCGGCGTTTCCTATGAAGAGGGGCTGAAAGCCGTCGAGGCGATGTGCGCGATGATGAAGGGCAACCGCGCTAAAAATCGTGCGGTCTTCTATTATCTGGTGGCCAAGAAACTCGACAAGCTGGACGCCATACGCGACATGTAA
- a CDS encoding SspB family protein — MTQDQIRYDILAQEALRGVMRKVLTEVTKAGLPGNHHFFITFLTNFPGVRVSSRLREKYPEQMTIVLQYQYWDLTVTDTGFSVGLSFSDIPEKLEVPFAAVRGFYDPSVNFELEFDVRLDEAAVHDAEVTSLPAPAAVPSGDEGAEAKPAKVGRADKKKAETAKDGAQDSDNEQTETEKKPAADVVSLDAFRKNK, encoded by the coding sequence ATGACGCAGGATCAAATTCGTTACGACATTCTGGCGCAGGAAGCGCTTCGCGGCGTCATGCGCAAGGTACTGACGGAAGTCACCAAGGCTGGCCTACCCGGTAACCACCATTTCTTCATTACCTTCCTTACCAATTTTCCCGGCGTTCGCGTTTCCTCGCGTTTGCGGGAAAAATATCCGGAACAGATGACCATCGTTCTGCAGTACCAGTATTGGGACCTGACGGTCACCGATACGGGCTTCTCGGTGGGCCTGTCCTTTTCCGACATTCCGGAAAAGCTGGAAGTTCCCTTTGCCGCTGTGCGCGGCTTCTATGATCCGAGTGTCAATTTCGAGCTGGAATTCGATGTCCGGCTGGACGAAGCGGCCGTTCACGATGCCGAAGTGACCTCCCTTCCAGCACCAGCTGCGGTCCCTTCCGGAGACGAAGGTGCGGAAGCAAAGCCGGCAAAGGTGGGTCGCGCCGACAAGAAAAAGGCTGAAACCGCCAAGGATGGCGCACAAGACAGCGACAACGAGCAGACGGAGACGGAAAAGAAGCCGGCCGCCGATGTCGTTTCGCTCGACGCCTTTCGCAAGAACAAGTGA
- a CDS encoding DUF4169 family protein, with protein MAEIVNLRRERKRKQREEREVQADENRRLHGRTLSEKSETLNERLRKVRNLDGHRLDKS; from the coding sequence ATGGCGGAGATCGTCAACCTCCGCCGCGAGCGCAAACGCAAGCAGCGTGAGGAACGCGAAGTTCAGGCGGACGAAAACCGCCGCCTCCACGGTCGGACGCTGTCGGAAAAATCCGAAACGCTGAACGAACGCTTGCGAAAAGTGCGGAATCTCGACGGACATCGGCTCGACAAATCCTAG
- a CDS encoding ribbon-helix-helix domain-containing protein: MTIRKQSISIAGHRTSFSLEEPFLQALKLLAERRGMTLAALVRSVDTTRPQTTNLSSALRLVVLADLQQRCGERLGAPTESDIQPSGTRSGTSSSS, from the coding sequence ATGACGATCCGCAAGCAATCCATCTCCATCGCGGGACACCGGACATCGTTTTCCCTGGAGGAGCCGTTCCTTCAGGCGCTGAAATTGCTGGCCGAACGGCGGGGCATGACGCTGGCGGCACTCGTCAGGTCCGTCGATACGACACGCCCCCAGACAACCAATCTTTCCAGTGCGCTCCGGCTTGTCGTGCTCGCCGATCTTCAACAGCGTTGCGGCGAGCGGCTTGGAGCGCCGACGGAGTCGGACATTCAGCCGTCAGGGACGAGGTCCGGCACCAGCTCTTCGAGTTGA
- a CDS encoding AsmA family protein, producing MSRRIALARLLVFIGGILVVVLAAAAILPPFIDWTDYRGRFEQQSSQLLGRPVSVDGQTSVRLLPFPSITFHDVTVTDEEGEPILVSETFSLDAELGPLLSGEFRIFDMRMDAPLLLLQAQPDGRVDWPFHMRIPEGLQQITVERLAISDGALFINRGEGRSEIRVDNVDAELSARSLAGPWRADGSALVAGIGTVDVGLSTGTQRPDGSVGISARVRPENYPASLVVEGGLTSENGFPRLDGNFRLRLSEPDEDDSDTAAAIRVNGTLQATPNSLISEELRFETGPTDAPYAATGSGRLDLSGEPVFAIRLEGDTLGGSLSGDDPAGELRGTIEDEEARFGRSSPVSLTEIREQILSFFATLPAPTIDGRLDLRLPAVIDGATTIRDLELAAEATDGQWQVNQLAADLPGRTRLEATGLLRTGENPGFDGRVVLAIRQPANFLDWFGVRRFETLATLSAAGFEADLSLDRQLTRFSDLELVVGPSRLTGSIERSEDGGALVAELQTDGLGESAIDLIAGLLGERLGAGQDVSSLTLNLTGGPLVYSGLTADRGTIRLRSGQDAVEIDELRLDNLAGSQIAGTGSVIAGETDSQPRFDLDLTILSDDLSDLTAALRGVPSLSRLARLGDKRLENAPSLGRDVRLDLSVLGASGDALDVTFEGESAVAEISGNGDLRTGEEGRPVRSGSLSLRTSGLRPVLAALGFEVLPLEADGRYALDASLDEEGALSGQLQGDDMAAQAELRLLEDGGAGGSFSIQANDILPITQLLGWAAPTDALSLPFSLSAEARQSGDTVQLSEMSGAVGDNAYSGAMRISAGEAVPEVDGEVWTDRFDLGDLVSRLVGEELPSIALPLSSEGEGTEALDEGSEGSIDGRADNAFAAPQSLPFHGTLALQSGEISLGQISAENASLVIEAASERLALREFSATRNGSAVSGAATLTRSGPSLLADLEIGVADVRLADISDGYLDGSVSFSSQLTGGGTDPARLVRSLSGSVTVTPSGDVVAVRGLATDILGQTLARADRLETERSQTNAPIDPTESIGPAVELARSALANGEAVELALQPSTWTVASGVARSPRLEWQVPGGSLTGTMAYAIPSNDINGDLRLVLDPIGETAMASLQPAIGIKLAGPPNAVSATIDTTILEQYLTLRAVEREQARLEELEKRIAEEAARRRAEAEERRRQQEEEARRRAEEERRQAEEEARRAAQEEARRAAEEEARRREQEAQSNEAERPGSEISTPDGNSGQTGSSGLDPAERLQLEELVPDLVPDG from the coding sequence CTGTCGAGGAGAATCGCTCTGGCCCGTTTACTGGTCTTCATCGGAGGAATACTGGTCGTCGTTCTGGCGGCGGCGGCAATCTTGCCGCCCTTTATCGACTGGACCGATTATCGCGGGCGCTTTGAGCAACAATCGTCTCAATTGTTGGGACGTCCTGTTTCCGTGGACGGCCAGACCTCCGTGCGACTGCTGCCTTTTCCCTCCATCACCTTTCACGACGTAACGGTGACGGATGAGGAGGGAGAGCCGATCCTCGTCTCGGAGACCTTTTCTCTGGATGCAGAACTGGGCCCGCTTCTCTCAGGCGAGTTTCGCATCTTCGACATGCGGATGGACGCGCCTCTTCTGCTGCTTCAGGCTCAGCCCGACGGACGGGTCGACTGGCCCTTTCACATGCGTATTCCCGAAGGATTACAGCAAATCACCGTGGAGCGACTGGCCATTTCCGATGGCGCGCTCTTCATCAATCGGGGAGAGGGGCGCTCCGAAATCAGGGTCGACAACGTCGATGCGGAACTTTCTGCCCGATCGCTCGCGGGGCCGTGGCGAGCGGACGGGAGCGCGTTGGTCGCCGGAATTGGCACGGTGGATGTCGGCCTGTCGACAGGGACGCAACGCCCCGACGGTTCGGTCGGGATTTCGGCACGGGTAAGGCCCGAAAATTATCCGGCTTCACTCGTTGTCGAAGGCGGGCTGACGTCCGAAAACGGCTTTCCGCGGCTGGATGGAAACTTTCGGCTAAGACTGTCCGAGCCGGACGAGGACGACAGCGATACTGCTGCGGCCATCCGCGTGAACGGAACGCTCCAGGCAACGCCAAACAGCCTCATCAGCGAGGAGTTGCGTTTCGAGACGGGCCCGACCGATGCGCCCTATGCGGCGACCGGATCCGGCCGGTTGGATCTGTCGGGCGAACCGGTTTTCGCCATCCGTCTCGAAGGTGACACTTTGGGGGGCTCGCTTTCCGGCGATGATCCTGCGGGTGAGTTGCGCGGCACGATCGAGGATGAAGAGGCGCGCTTCGGCCGCTCGAGTCCTGTTTCGCTCACCGAAATTCGCGAGCAGATCCTCAGCTTCTTTGCCACGCTGCCTGCTCCGACGATCGATGGCCGTTTGGATCTTCGATTGCCCGCCGTGATCGACGGCGCCACGACCATTCGTGATCTGGAACTGGCTGCCGAGGCGACGGACGGTCAATGGCAGGTCAACCAACTCGCCGCCGATCTTCCCGGACGTACGAGGCTTGAAGCGACCGGCCTGCTCAGGACCGGAGAAAACCCCGGCTTTGATGGACGTGTGGTGCTGGCCATTCGACAGCCGGCCAATTTTCTGGACTGGTTCGGCGTTCGCCGGTTCGAGACGCTTGCCACACTATCCGCGGCTGGATTCGAGGCCGATCTGTCTCTCGACAGGCAACTCACAAGGTTTTCCGATCTTGAGCTGGTTGTCGGCCCGTCGCGGTTGACCGGCTCGATCGAGCGATCGGAGGATGGAGGCGCTCTCGTCGCCGAACTACAAACCGATGGTCTGGGCGAAAGTGCGATCGATCTAATCGCCGGGCTACTCGGAGAACGGCTTGGTGCGGGCCAGGACGTATCGTCGCTCACGCTCAATCTGACGGGCGGGCCGCTCGTCTATTCAGGACTTACGGCAGATCGAGGCACGATCAGACTTCGCTCCGGGCAAGATGCGGTCGAGATCGACGAACTGCGCCTGGACAATCTTGCCGGCAGCCAGATCGCGGGAACCGGGAGCGTCATCGCCGGCGAGACGGATTCCCAGCCCCGTTTCGACCTCGATCTGACCATTCTTTCCGACGACCTTTCCGACCTGACGGCTGCGTTACGGGGCGTTCCATCCCTCTCAAGACTTGCGCGGCTGGGCGATAAACGGCTCGAAAACGCCCCTTCGCTGGGTCGCGATGTGCGGCTGGACCTGAGCGTTCTGGGTGCTTCCGGCGATGCCCTTGACGTGACCTTCGAAGGCGAAAGCGCTGTTGCGGAAATTTCTGGAAACGGGGATCTCCGAACCGGCGAGGAGGGGCGACCCGTTCGGTCCGGATCCCTTTCCCTTAGGACAAGTGGATTAAGGCCTGTCCTTGCTGCTCTTGGCTTCGAGGTCCTCCCGCTGGAGGCCGACGGACGTTACGCGCTGGACGCCTCGCTCGATGAGGAGGGAGCGCTCTCGGGCCAGTTGCAGGGCGATGACATGGCGGCCCAGGCGGAACTCCGCCTGCTGGAGGATGGCGGAGCCGGCGGTTCCTTCTCGATTCAGGCGAACGATATCCTGCCGATCACCCAGCTTCTTGGATGGGCAGCGCCGACCGATGCACTTTCCCTGCCGTTCAGCCTCTCTGCCGAAGCGCGGCAATCGGGTGATACCGTTCAACTGAGCGAGATGAGCGGCGCTGTCGGGGATAATGCCTACAGCGGTGCCATGCGGATTTCAGCCGGTGAAGCCGTGCCGGAGGTCGATGGAGAGGTGTGGACCGATCGTTTTGATCTCGGCGATCTCGTCTCCCGTCTCGTTGGCGAGGAGTTGCCTTCGATCGCGCTGCCCCTCTCGTCTGAGGGCGAGGGTACCGAGGCATTGGACGAGGGGAGCGAGGGTTCTATCGATGGGCGTGCCGATAACGCGTTTGCCGCGCCTCAAAGCCTCCCCTTCCACGGCACACTGGCGCTCCAAAGCGGTGAGATCAGTCTCGGCCAAATATCGGCCGAGAACGCCAGTCTTGTGATCGAAGCTGCGAGCGAGCGCCTTGCGCTACGTGAATTCTCGGCGACACGGAACGGATCGGCGGTCAGTGGGGCCGCAACCTTAACCCGAAGTGGTCCCTCGCTTCTTGCCGATCTGGAAATCGGGGTTGCCGATGTCCGCCTCGCCGATATCAGTGACGGCTATCTTGACGGCTCCGTCAGCTTTTCCTCCCAATTGACCGGCGGCGGAACAGATCCGGCTCGCCTCGTCCGGTCGCTCAGCGGCTCGGTGACGGTGACGCCCTCCGGGGATGTGGTGGCGGTTCGCGGGTTGGCGACAGACATTCTGGGCCAGACACTGGCGCGCGCCGATCGCCTGGAGACAGAAAGATCGCAGACAAATGCGCCGATCGATCCCACCGAGTCGATTGGCCCCGCGGTCGAACTGGCGCGCTCGGCGCTCGCCAATGGCGAAGCGGTCGAACTGGCATTGCAGCCATCCACCTGGACGGTCGCGAGCGGCGTCGCAAGAAGTCCGCGCCTTGAGTGGCAGGTGCCGGGCGGTTCGCTGACGGGAACCATGGCTTATGCGATACCGAGCAATGATATCAACGGCGATCTGCGCCTTGTGCTCGATCCAATCGGCGAGACGGCCATGGCTTCGCTTCAGCCCGCTATCGGGATCAAGCTTGCTGGTCCACCCAACGCGGTCTCGGCCACGATCGATACGACGATACTGGAACAGTATCTGACGTTGCGTGCGGTCGAGCGGGAGCAGGCGCGTCTCGAAGAGCTTGAAAAGCGGATCGCCGAAGAAGCTGCCAGACGCCGGGCAGAAGCGGAAGAGCGACGCCGTCAGCAGGAAGAGGAAGCGCGCCGCAGAGCTGAAGAGGAGCGGCGTCAGGCTGAGGAAGAGGCCCGGCGTGCCGCTCAGGAAGAAGCTCGACGTGCCGCCGAGGAAGAAGCGCGGCGACGCGAGCAAGAGGCCCAATCAAACGAAGCCGAGCGTCCTGGGAGCGAAATTTCAACGCCAGACGGTAATTCGGGACAAACGGGATCGTCCGGCCTCGATCCGGCCGAGCGGCTTCAACTCGAAGAGCTGGTGCCGGACCTCGTCCCTGACGGCTGA
- a CDS encoding thioesterase family protein: protein MTDSESRNTAPRFAEDGWFLSRPIRVLSEWIDYNGHMNMAYYNRVCDLGVDDLFGHLGIGADYRESRNLSIYTAEFHTRFIREVKEGETLIVATQMIDHDEKRVHLFQEVRHASEGWLAATGEGLNLHVDMTGPKVAPFPDDIRAALDQLASRQSALPQPAAAGGAIRVKRAAR, encoded by the coding sequence ATGACCGATAGCGAGAGCCGAAACACAGCGCCGCGGTTCGCTGAAGACGGCTGGTTTCTCTCACGCCCCATCAGGGTGTTATCCGAGTGGATCGATTATAACGGTCATATGAACATGGCCTACTATAATCGGGTCTGCGATCTCGGCGTCGACGACCTTTTCGGCCATCTCGGAATCGGCGCCGATTACCGCGAAAGCCGTAATCTCTCCATATACACCGCCGAATTTCACACTCGCTTCATCAGGGAAGTGAAGGAAGGCGAAACGCTGATCGTCGCGACGCAGATGATCGATCATGATGAAAAGCGGGTTCATCTCTTTCAGGAAGTCCGCCACGCGTCTGAAGGCTGGCTCGCCGCGACAGGCGAAGGGCTCAATCTTCACGTCGATATGACCGGGCCGAAAGTCGCCCCCTTTCCGGACGATATCCGCGCCGCCCTCGATCAGCTTGCATCCCGGCAATCCGCCTTGCCGCAGCCGGCCGCTGCGGGAGGCGCGATCCGGGTGAAGCGGGCCGCGCGATGA